The following proteins are encoded in a genomic region of Bacillus sp. FJAT-22090:
- a CDS encoding YdhK family protein: protein MKIKFLLGLVSLLTIFTLVACGNNKEEPSTTEGHDMNHSEMNHSSSGVIPAGLKEADNPTYPVESKAILKTDHMNGMKDAEATIVGAYNTTAYVISYTPTTGGEKVENHKWIIQEEIKNAGRKTLEPGTEVTIEASHMEGMDGAKGTIESSEKTTVYMVDYTPTTGGEEVKNHKWVTESELTSK, encoded by the coding sequence ATGAAGATAAAGTTTTTGTTAGGATTAGTTTCGCTACTTACTATATTTACGTTGGTGGCATGTGGAAATAACAAAGAGGAGCCAAGTACAACTGAGGGCCATGATATGAACCATTCAGAAATGAATCATTCTAGCTCAGGTGTGATTCCTGCTGGTTTAAAAGAGGCAGATAATCCGACCTACCCGGTTGAAAGTAAAGCAATTTTGAAAACGGATCACATGAATGGCATGAAAGATGCAGAAGCGACGATTGTAGGAGCTTATAATACGACTGCTTATGTAATTTCTTATACTCCAACTACTGGAGGTGAAAAAGTAGAGAACCATAAATGGATCATTCAAGAAGAAATTAAAAATGCTGGTCGCAAAACATTAGAACCAGGAACCGAAGTCACAATAGAGGCCAGTCATATGGAAGGGATGGATGGAGCAAAAGGAACAATAGAGTCATCTGAAAAAACTACTGTATATATGGTAGATTACACTCCAACGACTGGTGGAGAAGAAGTAAAAAATCATAAATGGGTAACAGAAAGTGAGCTAACATCAAAATAA
- a CDS encoding heavy metal translocating P-type ATPase: MRSELKETSLQITGMTCAACATRIEKGLKKMDGVEEANVNLALEKSLIKFNPEKLNDKDFEKKIQDLGYGVAKEKKEFAITGMTCAACATRIEKGLSKLEGVSSANVNLALENATVEYNPSQVSVMDIISRVEKLGYEAHNKENEKEAIDYREQAIQKQKRKFILSAILSLPLLWTMVGHFSFTSFIYMPDILMNPWVQMALATPVQFIIGKQFYVSAYKALRNKSANMDVLVVMGTSAAYFYSVYQAIIMVGEHHSAQLYFETSAVLITLILLGKLFEARAKGRSSEAIKKLMGLQAKTALVIRNETEVEIPLKEVVTGEIILVKPGEKIPVDGEVIEGSTAVDESMLTGESIPVDKTIGDTLFGSTINKNGFLKMKATKIGRDTALAQIIKVVEDAQGSKAPIQRLADKISGVFVPIVIGIAIITFLVWIVWVVPGEFTPALEALIAVLVIACPCALGLATPTSIMAGSGRAAEFGILFKGGEHLETTHHIDTVIVDKTGTVTNGKPELTDVIVADGVNEEEFLALIGAAEKQSEHPLAEAIVQGIQARNIQLESVQHFEAIPGYGVKTTINGKEIIVGTRKLMNQYNVDISGIQIVMEELEANGKTAMLASIEGTYAGLIAVADTIKDSSKIAIKRLKEMNIDVIMMTGDNERTATAIGREVGIDHVIAEVLPEGKADEVKKLQESGKKVAMVGDGINDAPALAVADIGMAIGTGTDVAMEAADITLIRGDLNSIADAIIMSHKTMKNIKQNLFWAFAYNTLGIPIAAVGLLAPWVAGAAMAFSSVSVVLNALRLQRVKLEK; this comes from the coding sequence ATGAGAAGTGAGTTAAAAGAAACAAGTCTTCAAATTACAGGGATGACATGTGCTGCCTGTGCAACAAGAATTGAAAAAGGCTTAAAGAAAATGGATGGAGTGGAAGAGGCAAATGTAAACTTGGCACTTGAAAAGTCATTGATTAAATTTAATCCTGAAAAACTCAATGACAAAGATTTCGAAAAGAAAATTCAAGATCTTGGGTATGGTGTTGCCAAAGAGAAAAAGGAGTTTGCTATTACAGGAATGACGTGTGCTGCCTGTGCAACGAGAATTGAAAAGGGACTTAGTAAGCTGGAAGGTGTATCTAGTGCTAATGTCAATTTAGCTCTCGAAAATGCAACGGTTGAATATAATCCATCTCAAGTTTCCGTTATGGATATCATTTCTCGTGTCGAAAAGCTTGGCTATGAGGCACACAATAAAGAAAATGAAAAGGAAGCAATAGATTATAGAGAGCAGGCAATACAGAAACAAAAAAGAAAATTTATCCTTTCTGCTATTTTATCTTTACCTTTGTTGTGGACGATGGTTGGACATTTTTCATTTACGTCGTTCATTTATATGCCCGACATTCTAATGAATCCGTGGGTACAAATGGCGCTTGCGACACCTGTGCAATTCATCATTGGTAAACAATTTTATGTCAGCGCGTATAAAGCATTGCGAAATAAAAGTGCGAATATGGATGTACTTGTCGTAATGGGAACATCCGCTGCTTATTTTTATAGTGTGTATCAAGCGATTATTATGGTAGGTGAGCATCATAGTGCTCAGCTTTACTTTGAAACAAGTGCTGTATTAATTACCTTGATTTTGTTAGGAAAATTGTTTGAAGCTAGAGCTAAAGGACGATCTTCTGAGGCTATTAAAAAGCTGATGGGATTACAGGCAAAAACAGCGTTAGTCATTAGAAATGAAACGGAAGTAGAGATACCACTAAAAGAAGTGGTCACAGGGGAAATTATTTTAGTAAAGCCTGGTGAAAAGATTCCAGTCGATGGTGAGGTAATAGAAGGAAGCACAGCTGTTGACGAGTCAATGCTTACAGGAGAAAGCATTCCCGTAGATAAAACAATTGGGGATACATTGTTTGGTTCTACTATAAATAAAAATGGTTTTCTTAAAATGAAAGCAACCAAAATAGGTAGAGACACTGCTCTTGCTCAAATTATTAAAGTGGTAGAGGATGCGCAGGGCTCTAAAGCTCCTATTCAGAGACTTGCTGATAAAATTTCAGGTGTGTTTGTGCCTATCGTAATCGGTATTGCCATTATTACCTTTTTAGTGTGGATTGTATGGGTCGTTCCAGGTGAATTTACACCTGCATTAGAAGCGCTAATTGCAGTTTTAGTCATTGCATGTCCTTGTGCTTTAGGACTTGCGACACCAACTTCGATTATGGCTGGTTCTGGTCGTGCTGCAGAGTTTGGAATCCTGTTTAAAGGTGGAGAACATTTAGAAACTACTCATCATATTGATACGGTCATTGTTGATAAAACGGGAACTGTAACAAATGGTAAGCCTGAGTTAACCGATGTAATCGTAGCAGATGGAGTAAATGAGGAAGAATTTTTAGCATTAATTGGTGCAGCGGAGAAACAGTCGGAACATCCTCTTGCTGAAGCGATTGTTCAAGGGATTCAAGCGCGTAATATACAGCTTGAAAGCGTTCAACACTTTGAGGCTATCCCTGGTTATGGTGTTAAAACAACTATAAATGGAAAAGAGATTATTGTAGGAACCAGAAAGCTAATGAATCAATATAATGTGGACATTTCCGGTATTCAAATTGTTATGGAGGAATTAGAAGCTAACGGAAAAACAGCGATGTTAGCAAGTATAGAAGGGACATATGCAGGACTTATTGCAGTCGCTGATACGATTAAAGACTCTTCTAAAATAGCCATTAAACGGTTAAAAGAAATGAATATTGACGTTATTATGATGACAGGTGATAACGAAAGAACAGCTACTGCAATTGGTAGAGAGGTTGGAATTGACCATGTTATTGCAGAAGTACTTCCTGAGGGAAAAGCGGATGAAGTAAAAAAACTGCAGGAGAGTGGCAAGAAAGTTGCTATGGTTGGTGACGGTATTAATGATGCGCCAGCGTTAGCAGTTGCGGATATCGGTATGGCTATTGGAACAGGGACAGATGTGGCGATGGAAGCGGCAGATATTACATTGATACGTGGAGACTTAAACAGTATAGCGGATGCGATCATTATGAGTCATAAAACAATGAAGAATATTAAACAAAATTTATTTTGGGCATTCGCTTATAATACTTTAGGTATTCCAATTGCGGCAGTAGGGTTATTGGCACCTTGGGTAGCCGGTGCAGCCATGGCTTTCAGTTCTGTATCGGTTGTTCTCAATGCTCTACGCTTACAACGAGTCAAGCTAGAGAAATAA
- the copZ gene encoding copper chaperone CopZ, with protein MVNQVTLQVQGMSCGHCVNSVEGSVGKLDGVEQVKVHLESGKVDVSFNDEKVTVEKIKETIDEQGYDVQ; from the coding sequence ATGGTAAATCAAGTTACATTACAAGTACAAGGAATGTCATGTGGTCATTGCGTTAACTCAGTAGAAGGTAGTGTTGGGAAGTTAGATGGCGTTGAACAAGTAAAGGTTCATTTAGAATCAGGAAAAGTAGATGTATCATTTAACGATGAAAAAGTAACGGTAGAAAAAATTAAAGAAACAATCGACGAACAAGGATACGATGTTCAATAA